A window of Chlorobium phaeobacteroides DSM 266 genomic DNA:
TGAATACATGCAGGACACCCTGAGAAAACGGTTATCCAATCTGGTGGCCGAATCATGAACTGGGCCCATATTATACGCGAAATCAGTGATAATATCGTAATTGATGTTGATGAGAAGGAGCCTTTTGTCAGTATGACCATGGAGCATGCAAAAAAAATGCGGGCTTATGGAAGTTCTTTTATCCGGAAATACCTCATCAGGAAACAGCCTAAGCCTGTTTTTATTGGTTTGATCTGCATGACATGCTTCTGAATCATTGTTGCATCTCTTTTGTCATATTCGGCATGAGTTCCAACCTGAATTCCCGGAGAAAATGTAACCATGGTTGCCACAAATCAATGAAAAAAAGAGGCGCCCATGGCTTTTCTATAGCAGGGCATACCAATTCGTTTCTTAATCCAAAGACAAGGCGGGATGGCGGGATGGCTGGATGGCTGGATGGCTGGATAGCTGGATAGCTGGATAGCTGGATAGCTGGATAGCTGGATAGCTGGATAGCTGGATAGCTGGATAGCTGGATAGCTGGATAGCTGGATAGCTGGATAGCTGGATAGCTGGATGGCTGGATGGCTGGATAGCTGGATAGCTGGATGGCTGGATGACTGGATAGCGAGATGGCAAAATAGCAAAACAGCCTTAATCCTGTCATCCCGAACTGCCCCATTCTGTCATTCCGAACTGCCCCATCCTGTCATCCCGAACGCAGAGAGGGATCTCGGGGAGTTGGGAAGTCCTGAGCATGAGCAGGGTAAAGAACAGAAGAGAGATCTCTCCCGATGGTCGAGATGACAGGACGGGGGCGTAAGGGCTGACAAGAAAGGAAGCACAGTATCACAATCACACAAATTCGTTTCTTAATCCAAAGACAAGGCTGGATGTTGGAGCAGCGAAGCGGAAACAACAAACAGCCATAATTCTCTTTTCGTGAAAATTCGTGTAATTCGTGGGCAACTCTTTCTCTTCAATCCCCATTCGTTTTTAATCAGAAAACCAACTGCCAATTTCCCTTTCGTGAAAATTCGTGTCAATTCGTGGGCAACTCCCCCTCTTCATCAGAGTATTTTCTGCCCCGGCCAACTTACCCCGAGGTGCGTGCAAGTCAACAGCCGAGTGTGCCATATCGTCTGACTGAAAAAGGAGGGAAACTTCCGGCTCCCTTCATTTCGGAACATCAGGTAAACCGTGCTGCAAGGCATCACTCACTCGCTGTATTTCCGGAAGCGTGGTGTATATTGAAAACTGTTGGTGTAAACCGGAAACGGGTTGGCATTATTTTCCGGATAACCCGGAGGTTTTATCGTAGATAAAAAAACTGCCGGCTTCAGCCGAATCAGGGGGATCGCACGAAACCATGTCAGAAAGATCACGAATAAAAAATCTCCTCGTTGTAGCAGCAATGCTGCTTGCCGGATATTTCTGGTTCACCGGCCAGGGCCAGCATAGCACAACTTCCAATAAAGCGTCGAACGCTATACAGAGCCGGAATCAGCGGCCGAGCCCTGATAAATCCGATACGGTCATTGCGAAAGCATTTGCGAACAGGCAGAGTAACCTGCAGGTCTCGGGAGAAGGGGTTGTGATCAAGCTGCTGCCCGATTACCAGAGCGGCAGCCGGCATCAGAAGTTCGTCGTCAGGCTGTCGAGCGGGCAAACCCTGCTGATCGCACACAATATCGATCTTGCAAAGAGAGTAAGCGGTCTCGGAGAAGGTGACACGGTCACGTTCAGCGGCGAGTACGAATGGAGCGCAAAAGGAGGTGCCTTGCACTGGACACATCGGGATCCCGATGGATCTCACCCGACAGGGTGGATACAGCACCATGGTCGAACGTATCAGTGAAACTGCATGGAAAGGTTCTGATTTTTTCAAACGCCATTTCACGTTTAAAATCAGCATTTGAAGAAACAGTCAGAAAAGCAGGGCGTGCCGGTTTGTTGTTATTGAAAGGCAAAAGATATTTTTCAGCAGGGCAGTTGTGTTGAAAAAGGGCTGACCTACAGACAGGCGCAAGCCTGCCGTAGCCTGAATGGACGGTTAATTTGAAAACGGATATCAATAATCAATACACAAAAGGGATTAAGCCAAAAAGATCGGGGCTGAAGTACCGGAAATGAAATGGTTATGAGCAGTCACCTTTGAGGCAAATTGCTACGATAAGAATCTATCATGACAAGTTTCATCAGGAAAGCAGATGATATATAAATCGGCAAGGGCATTGGAGCTTCTGAGGATCGCTTCCTGTAATCCCGATGCAATGTTCCGTGAGAGCCAGGAGGAAGCAATTCGATACATTGTTGAAGGCCGAGGGCGGTTGCTTGTTGTCCAGAAGACTGGCTGGGGTAAGAGTTTTGTCTATTTTATTGCGACACGCTTGCTTCGTGAAGGAGGAAGTGGGCCAGCCCTCTTGATTTCACCACTGCTTGCCTTGATGCGAAACCAGATTGAGGCTGCGGAACGAATGGGGGTGCGTGCTGCTACCATCAACTCAGATAATCCGGATGACTGGGCTGAGGTGGAACTGAGCATCGCCCGTAATGCGATTGATATTCTGATCATTTCACCTGAACGGCTTGCGAATGAACGTTTCAGTGCCAATGTTCTGGCTCGAATTGCTTCGCAGATTTCGATATTGGTTATTGATGAAGCACACTGTATTTCTGACTGGGGTCACGACTTTCGGCCTTACTATCGATTGCTGGAGCGGATTGTCAAAAGCTTGCCATCAAATCTGAGACTTCTTGCGACCACGGCGACGGCAAACAATCGCGTTATGGAGGATCTTTCCGAAGTGCTTGGGCCGTATTTGGAGGTATTACGCGGTGATTTGAATCGTCCATCGCTCACCTTGCAAACCATATTGTTACCTGATCAAGCCCAGCGCCTTGCCTGGCTTTCAGAACAGCTTGCGGCTCTTCAAGGCCATGGAATTATCTATACCCTCACCGTTCGTGATGCAAACACGGTTGCAGCCTGGCTGAAAAGTCGCGGTTTCAGTGTTGAAGCTTATACGGGTGAAACCGGTGATCGTCGACCTGAGTTTGAGCAGGCACTGCTCCATAATAAGGTTAAAGCGCTTGTTGCAACCTCTGCGCTTGGAATGGGCTTCGATAAACCGGATCTGGCATTTGTGATTCACTATCAGATGCCGGGATCGGTTGTTGCCTACTATCAGCAGGTAGGGCGTGCCGGGCGTGCTCTTGAATCAGCATATGGCATCTTGCTGAGTGGCAGGGAAGAGACGGATATCACGGACTGGTTCATCAGGAGTGCCTTTCCGACCAGGCATGAGGTTAATGAGGTCATTAATGCGCTTGAAAATGAGCTTGCAGGGCTCTCGGTACCCGAACTTCTGGCGAAAGTGAATCTGAGTAAAGGACGTATTGAGAAGACTATTGCATTACTTTCGCTGGAATCACCCGCCCCTGTCGCAAAGCAAGGGAGCAAGTGGCAATTGACAGCAGCCACACTTGGTGAGGGATTTTGGGCTCGTGCGGATCGACTTACCGCGTTACGTCGTGATGATCAACGTCAAATGCAGGAATATCTTGCATTGCCCTTTGCTGAACACATGGGTTTTCTTATTCAGGCGCTTGATGGCGATCCAAATACCGTTAGCTTTCCGTTATTGCCTCCGTTGCCGATACTTGCTGATGCGGCTCTTGTTCTGGAAGCGGTCGCTTTTTTGCGCCGCACCAGTTTGCCCATTGAACCAAGACTTCAGTGGCCGGGGGGCGGTATGCCACAATATCAGGTAAAAGGAAAAATACCTGTAAATTTGCAGGCCGGGCACGGTAAAACCCTCTCGGTTTGGGGTGATGCCGGATGGGGCGAACTCGTCAGACAAGGAAAATATCTTGACAACTGTTATTCTGACAGGTTGGTTACTGCTTGTGTTGAGATGATTCAAAAATGGAATCCGGAACCAGCACCGGCATGGGTGACGTGTGTTCCATCATTGCGTCACCCCGATCTCGTTCCGGATTTTGCGCAGCGACTGGCAGATGCGCTGCATCTGCCATTCCAAAAAGTGTTTGTCAAGAGAGAAGAGAGGCCCGAACAGAAAACGATGGCAAACAGTACCCAACAGGCACGGAATATTGATGGTTCACTTGCGGTCAATGGACAAACAGTCCCGGAAAGCCCGGTTCTTCTGGTTGATGATGTGGTGGATTCTCGCTGGACATTGACGGTGTCAGCCTGGCTTTTGAGAAAATACGGAAGCGGCGTGGTTTGGCCTATGGCGCTTGCTCAAACAGGATACGATTAACGATGCAAAAACTCTCTTCGAATACAAAAGCCATTCTCCTTTTGACAGCGCCCTTGATCGCCAGTCACGGCAGTTTGTTGCCAGACCTTTTGTCGCCTTCCGAGTACAATCGTCTTGCGCGTCACTTGCATGACATGCAGCGAGAACCCGCTGACTTGTTACTTCCTGACGCGGGCGATTTGCATCGTGCATGCAAGCACCTCGTTGACGAAAAACGCCTGCAAAGTTTGCTTGAGCGAGGCTTTTTGCTCAGCCAGGTTATTGAGCATTGGCAGGCACGTGCTATCTGGGTGGTAAGCCGTGCTGATGCAGCATATCCCCGACGTCTCAAGGCCCGATTGCGGGAAGGGGCACCTGCTGTGCTGTATGGTTGCGGCGATATTAATTTGCTGGAAGCTGGTGGCCTTGCTGTGGTGGGTTCACGGCATGTTGATGATGAGCAAATTAACTACACCATGGCAATCGGTCAACTGGCTGCTCTTGCAGACAGGATGATTATTTCCGGAGGGGCGAAGGGTATCGACCAGGCCGCCATGCAAGGTGCTCTTGAAGCTGACGGGAAGGTTTGCGGTATTCTTGCTGATCGTCTTGAAAGGACGGCAATGAATCGTGAACATCGCAATCTGATTATAGAAGAGCGATTGGTTCTGGTTTCGCCATACGACCCAAGTGCGGGTTTCAACGTTGGCCATGCCATGCAGCGCAATAAGTTGATCTATGCCCTGGCCGACGCTTCGCTGGTGATAAATTCTGATATCAACAAGGGTGGAACATGGGCTGGTGCGACTGAACAACTTGACAAACTCCGTCTGGTTCCCGTCTATGTGCGATCAACAGGAACGGCTTCACGTGGTATTGATGCCTTGCGTAACAGGGGAGCTCTGCCTTGGCCGGAGCCTCATGACGTCAAGGCGTTTGAAGCTCTGCTTGATACATCGCCATCTCTGATTCCAGTCGGGAGAGATGTTTCCATAGGGCTCTTTCCGAATGGCATGGTTCAAGATTCAGTGACAGACACGGTGCAGGAAAAGCCTCAAGTACAAGTTATGCAGGAAATTTCTTTACCTGTTCTCGTGTCCGGGAAGGCGGAACTCAGTCCGGCGCAGAGATTGTTCGCTACGGTGCGTGAGGTGATACGGCAATTGTTGAAAAAACCGATGACAGATACAGAGATTGCAGAGAGATTAGAGTTGTCAACTCTTCAGACAAGGGTTTGGTTGCAGCTTCTGGTTGATGAAGGTATCCTGGAAAAAAAGAATAAACCCGTCCGATATTTCATCAAAGAGCCAGGCTTTTTTGAAAATGGACACCATGCCACATAACCGCACTATTCCTGTGTACTTCTGAAAGTATGGCGTATATTGAGCGTCTATCCGGATTGTTAATGTGATGCAACCTGTCAACATGCCATGAAAAACGAGCAGCAAACCCGCATCGAATTGATTGACAGGATGTTACTGCAGGCAAGCTGGAACGTGAACGATCCTCTCCAGGTTGTGGAGGAGTTCGATATTCTTGTCGGTTTGCCCGAAGGGGTGCAGGAACCCCGCACCTCTTATGAAGGGCATCAGTTCAGCGACTATGTGCTGCTTGGAAAGGATGGCAAGCCTCTTGCCGTCGTTGAAGCAAAAAAAACAAGTAGGGATGCAGCCATTGGCCGTGAACAGGCCAAGCAGTATTGCTGCAATATCCGGAAACAGTTGGGCGTTGAGCTTCCATTCTGTTTTTATACCAATGGCCTTGAGACCTTTTTCTGGGATATCGACAACTACCCTCCACGAAAGGTAATCGGCTTTCCAACCCGT
This region includes:
- a CDS encoding DNA-processing protein DprA — encoded protein: MQKLSSNTKAILLLTAPLIASHGSLLPDLLSPSEYNRLARHLHDMQREPADLLLPDAGDLHRACKHLVDEKRLQSLLERGFLLSQVIEHWQARAIWVVSRADAAYPRRLKARLREGAPAVLYGCGDINLLEAGGLAVVGSRHVDDEQINYTMAIGQLAALADRMIISGGAKGIDQAAMQGALEADGKVCGILADRLERTAMNREHRNLIIEERLVLVSPYDPSAGFNVGHAMQRNKLIYALADASLVINSDINKGGTWAGATEQLDKLRLVPVYVRSTGTASRGIDALRNRGALPWPEPHDVKAFEALLDTSPSLIPVGRDVSIGLFPNGMVQDSVTDTVQEKPQVQVMQEISLPVLVSGKAELSPAQRLFATVREVIRQLLKKPMTDTEIAERLELSTLQTRVWLQLLVDEGILEKKNKPVRYFIKEPGFFENGHHAT
- a CDS encoding DEAD/DEAH box helicase yields the protein MIYKSARALELLRIASCNPDAMFRESQEEAIRYIVEGRGRLLVVQKTGWGKSFVYFIATRLLREGGSGPALLISPLLALMRNQIEAAERMGVRAATINSDNPDDWAEVELSIARNAIDILIISPERLANERFSANVLARIASQISILVIDEAHCISDWGHDFRPYYRLLERIVKSLPSNLRLLATTATANNRVMEDLSEVLGPYLEVLRGDLNRPSLTLQTILLPDQAQRLAWLSEQLAALQGHGIIYTLTVRDANTVAAWLKSRGFSVEAYTGETGDRRPEFEQALLHNKVKALVATSALGMGFDKPDLAFVIHYQMPGSVVAYYQQVGRAGRALESAYGILLSGREETDITDWFIRSAFPTRHEVNEVINALENELAGLSVPELLAKVNLSKGRIEKTIALLSLESPAPVAKQGSKWQLTAATLGEGFWARADRLTALRRDDQRQMQEYLALPFAEHMGFLIQALDGDPNTVSFPLLPPLPILADAALVLEAVAFLRRTSLPIEPRLQWPGGGMPQYQVKGKIPVNLQAGHGKTLSVWGDAGWGELVRQGKYLDNCYSDRLVTACVEMIQKWNPEPAPAWVTCVPSLRHPDLVPDFAQRLADALHLPFQKVFVKREERPEQKTMANSTQQARNIDGSLAVNGQTVPESPVLLVDDVVDSRWTLTVSAWLLRKYGSGVVWPMALAQTGYD
- a CDS encoding DUF3465 domain-containing protein, encoding MSERSRIKNLLVVAAMLLAGYFWFTGQGQHSTTSNKASNAIQSRNQRPSPDKSDTVIAKAFANRQSNLQVSGEGVVIKLLPDYQSGSRHQKFVVRLSSGQTLLIAHNIDLAKRVSGLGEGDTVTFSGEYEWSAKGGALHWTHRDPDGSHPTGWIQHHGRTYQ